One segment of Proteus appendicitidis DNA contains the following:
- the uraA gene encoding uracil permease: MTRRAIGVEERPPLLQTIPLSLQHLFAMFGATVLVPILFKVNPATILLFNGIGTLLYLFICKGRIPAYLGSSFAFISPVLLLLPLGYELALGGFIVCGVLFCIVAGIVKIAGRGWINVMFPPAAMGAIVAVIGLELAGTAAGMAGLLPSADAPVDSQTLLISMVTLGVTILGSVMFRGFLAIIPILIGVLAGYALSFFLGVVDITPIKEANWFALPTFYSPRFEWSAIFIILPAALVVIAEHVGHLVVTANIVQRDLMKNPGLHRSMFANGFSTIISGFFGSTPNTTYGENIGVMAITKVYSSWVIGGAAILAILLSCVGKLAAAIAAVPVPVMGGVSLLLYGVIGASGIRVLLDSKVDYNKPQNLILTAIILIVGVSGASIQIGAAELKGMALATIVGIVLSLIFKLVSIVRPETELVDNTIESVSGTANKK, encoded by the coding sequence ATGACTCGTCGTGCAATCGGGGTAGAAGAGCGCCCACCATTATTACAAACAATCCCGTTGAGTCTTCAACATCTGTTTGCAATGTTTGGCGCTACCGTACTTGTGCCTATTTTATTTAAAGTTAATCCGGCAACAATATTATTATTTAACGGGATCGGAACCCTGCTTTATCTCTTTATTTGTAAAGGACGCATTCCTGCTTATTTAGGTTCAAGTTTTGCGTTTATCTCACCTGTGCTTTTATTGTTACCTTTAGGGTATGAATTAGCACTTGGGGGATTCATCGTCTGTGGTGTGTTGTTTTGTATCGTTGCAGGTATTGTCAAAATAGCAGGGCGAGGCTGGATTAATGTGATGTTTCCGCCTGCGGCAATGGGCGCAATCGTTGCCGTCATCGGGCTGGAATTAGCAGGAACCGCTGCAGGAATGGCAGGATTATTACCAAGTGCAGATGCACCGGTCGATAGTCAAACACTGCTTATTTCTATGGTGACTTTAGGCGTGACTATCTTAGGCTCTGTGATGTTTAGAGGATTCCTTGCTATTATTCCTATTCTTATTGGGGTATTAGCTGGTTATGCACTCTCTTTCTTCTTGGGCGTTGTTGATATTACTCCTATTAAAGAAGCAAACTGGTTTGCATTACCGACATTCTATTCACCGCGTTTTGAATGGAGTGCTATCTTTATTATCCTACCTGCCGCATTAGTGGTTATTGCTGAGCACGTTGGACACCTCGTTGTCACAGCAAATATTGTGCAACGCGATTTAATGAAAAACCCAGGTTTGCATCGTTCTATGTTCGCAAACGGTTTCTCTACCATTATTTCGGGTTTCTTTGGTTCAACACCAAATACCACTTATGGTGAAAACATTGGTGTTATGGCGATCACCAAGGTTTACAGCTCATGGGTTATTGGTGGTGCGGCAATTCTCGCCATCTTATTATCTTGTGTCGGTAAACTGGCTGCGGCTATTGCGGCTGTGCCTGTTCCAGTTATGGGTGGGGTTTCATTACTGCTTTACGGTGTTATTGGTGCATCAGGTATTCGTGTCTTGTTAGATTCAAAAGTGGATTACAACAAACCGCAAAACTTGATATTAACTGCCATTATTCTGATTGTTGGCGTGAGTGGTGCTTCAATTCAAATTGGTGCTGCTGAATTAAAAGGCATGGCATTAGCAACTATTGTGGGTATTGTTTTAAGCTTAATCTTTAAATTAGTGAGTATTGTTCGCCCAGAAACAGAATTAGTGGATAACACCATTGAATCGGTGAGTGGTACAGCAAACAAAAAGTAA
- the ppk1 gene encoding polyphosphate kinase 1, with the protein MSQERLYIDKEISWLAFNERVLQEAADKRNPLIERVRFLGIYSNNLDEFYKVRFADVKRRILINEERGSRSASSHARHLIKKIQSKVAKADQEFDALYNDLLLEMARNQIFLINERQISPNQQIWLRQYFRQNLRKHITPILINPETDLVEFLKDDYTYLAVEIVQGQIIHYALLEIPSDKVPRFVILPTDQGRSKKKSMILLDNILRYCLDEVFKGFFDYDSLNAYSMKMTRDAEYDLATEMESSLLEMMSSTLKQRLTAEPVRFVYQRDMPDEMVALLRSKLGLSNNDSVIAGGRYHNFKDFINFPNEGSKFLLNKPIPRLRHIWFDNFRNGFDAIRERDVLLYYPYHTFEHVLELLRQASFDPSVISIKINIYRVAKDSRIIDSMIHAAHNGKRVTVVVELQARFDEAANIHWAKRLTEAGVHVIFSAPGLKIHAKLFIISRLENGEIIRYAHIGTGNFNEKTARLYTDYSLLTANTEITNEVRRVFSFIENPYRPVTFEHLMVSPQNSRTLLNQLITNEIHSAQAGHPAGITLKVNNLVDEELVNRLYDASEAGVKVRLLVRGMCSLVPNQPGFSENIQVTSIVDRFLEHDRVYVFTNKGDEKIFLSSADWMTRNLDYRIEVAVALLDPQLKQRVLDILDIQFNDTVKARYIDKDLTNSYVPRGNKRKIRSQLAVYEYIKLLEQPGSRA; encoded by the coding sequence ATGTCCCAGGAACGACTCTATATTGATAAAGAGATCAGTTGGCTTGCGTTTAACGAACGTGTTTTACAAGAGGCGGCTGATAAACGAAACCCGTTAATTGAAAGAGTCAGGTTTCTGGGGATCTATTCAAATAATCTTGATGAGTTTTATAAGGTTCGCTTTGCTGATGTAAAACGCCGTATTTTAATTAATGAAGAGCGAGGCTCCCGCTCTGCATCAAGCCATGCTCGCCATCTTATAAAGAAAATTCAATCAAAAGTGGCTAAAGCCGACCAAGAGTTTGATGCTTTATACAATGATTTGTTACTTGAAATGGCGCGAAACCAAATCTTTTTAATTAATGAACGCCAAATCTCACCGAATCAACAAATCTGGTTGCGCCAATATTTCCGCCAGAATTTAAGAAAACACATAACGCCTATTTTAATTAACCCTGAAACAGATCTAGTTGAGTTTCTTAAAGATGACTATACCTATTTAGCGGTTGAAATTGTGCAAGGGCAAATTATTCATTATGCCCTGTTAGAAATTCCATCAGATAAAGTACCTCGTTTTGTTATTCTGCCGACAGACCAAGGGCGTAGTAAGAAAAAATCCATGATTTTATTGGATAATATTTTACGCTACTGTCTTGATGAGGTGTTTAAAGGCTTTTTCGATTATGATTCATTAAATGCTTATTCCATGAAAATGACGCGAGATGCAGAGTACGATCTTGCGACAGAAATGGAATCAAGTTTACTTGAAATGATGTCATCAACATTAAAACAACGTCTTACCGCAGAGCCTGTCCGTTTTGTTTATCAACGTGATATGCCAGATGAAATGGTGGCGTTGCTGCGCAGTAAATTAGGTTTATCGAATAATGACTCCGTCATTGCTGGTGGTCGTTATCATAATTTTAAAGATTTTATTAACTTCCCAAATGAGGGGAGTAAATTTCTGTTAAATAAACCGATCCCACGTTTACGCCATATTTGGTTTGATAATTTCCGCAATGGTTTTGATGCGATACGTGAGCGTGATGTTTTACTCTATTATCCTTATCATACCTTTGAACATGTGCTGGAATTGTTGCGCCAAGCCTCTTTTGACCCAAGTGTTATCTCAATAAAAATCAATATTTACCGTGTAGCGAAAGACTCTCGAATCATTGATTCGATGATCCATGCCGCGCATAACGGCAAACGTGTCACGGTAGTTGTCGAGTTACAAGCGCGTTTTGATGAAGCGGCAAATATCCACTGGGCAAAACGCCTGACAGAAGCGGGTGTACACGTTATTTTCTCTGCACCGGGTCTAAAAATTCACGCAAAGTTATTTATCATTTCACGTTTAGAAAATGGTGAAATCATTCGCTATGCGCATATCGGGACCGGGAACTTTAACGAAAAAACCGCTCGTCTTTATACTGACTATTCACTATTAACGGCTAACACTGAAATTACCAATGAAGTACGCCGCGTTTTTAGCTTTATTGAAAATCCTTATCGCCCTGTTACCTTTGAGCATTTAATGGTTTCGCCACAAAATTCGCGTACCCTTTTAAATCAGTTAATCACCAATGAAATTCACAGTGCTCAAGCTGGGCATCCTGCTGGGATCACATTAAAAGTGAATAATTTAGTTGATGAAGAATTAGTTAATCGCCTTTATGACGCATCAGAAGCTGGTGTAAAAGTACGGCTGTTAGTCCGTGGTATGTGTTCTTTAGTGCCTAATCAGCCGGGATTTAGTGAAAATATTCAAGTAACCAGTATTGTTGACCGCTTTTTAGAGCATGATCGTGTTTATGTGTTCACTAACAAAGGGGATGAAAAAATCTTTCTCTCCTCTGCCGATTGGATGACGCGAAATCTTGACTATCGCATTGAAGTTGCCGTGGCGTTGCTTGATCCTCAACTAAAACAACGTGTTCTTGATATACTGGATATTCAATTTAATGACACCGTAAAAGCACGTTATATCGATAAAGATTTAACAAATAGCTATGTTCCTCGTGGAAATAAACGTAAGATCCGTTCCCAGCTTGCTGTCTATGAGTATATTAAATTGTTAGAACAACCAGGTTCACGAGCGTAA
- the purN gene encoding phosphoribosylglycinamide formyltransferase has product MKNIVVLISGNGSNLQAIIDACRANKITGNVVAVLSNKANAYGLERAKLADIPAYFVDPTLYDDRADYDKALIEQIDAYQPDIVVLAGFMRILSPDFVTHYQHKLLNIHPSLLPKYPGLHTHRQVLANKDAFHGVTVHFVTEELDGGPMIIQARIPVLPDDTEQSLQTRIQAEEYRIYPLAIGWLADERLKMQNNQAFLDDIALFDNLG; this is encoded by the coding sequence ATGAAAAATATTGTCGTCCTCATCTCAGGAAACGGCAGCAACCTACAGGCGATTATTGACGCCTGTAGGGCAAATAAAATCACGGGTAATGTGGTTGCTGTCTTAAGTAATAAAGCTAATGCGTATGGTCTTGAACGGGCAAAACTTGCTGATATTCCAGCATACTTTGTTGATCCGACTCTCTATGATGATAGAGCCGATTACGATAAAGCATTAATTGAACAAATCGATGCTTATCAGCCCGATATCGTCGTTTTAGCCGGTTTTATGCGTATTTTATCGCCTGATTTTGTGACTCATTATCAGCATAAATTATTAAACATCCATCCTTCTTTGCTGCCTAAATATCCCGGATTACACACTCATCGCCAAGTTTTAGCGAATAAAGACGCTTTTCATGGCGTTACCGTCCATTTTGTTACCGAAGAACTTGATGGTGGCCCCATGATTATTCAAGCTCGCATTCCTGTTTTACCGGATGATACTGAACAATCATTACAAACAAGAATACAAGCAGAAGAGTATCGTATTTATCCATTAGCGATCGGTTGGTTAGCGGACGAACGGTTAAAAATGCAAAATAATCAAGCCTTTCTCGATGATATTGCGCTTTTCGACAACCTTGGTTAA
- the purM gene encoding phosphoribosylformylglycinamidine cyclo-ligase, with product MTNKSSLSYKDAGVDIDAGNALVDRIKGVVKETRRPEVMGGLGGFGALCAIPSKYREPILVSGTDGVGTKLRLAMDLNRHDDIGIDLVAMCVNDLIVQGAEPLFFLDYYATGKLDVDTAARVVTGIAEGCKQSGCALVGGETAEMPGMYHGNDYDIAGFCVGVVEKSEIIDGSKVNAGDALIALASSGPHSNGYSLVRKILEVSNTDAENTSLGDKSLADHLLAPTRIYVKSLLSLIENINIHAVAHITGGGFWENIPRVLPENTQARIDSKSWEWPPVFKWLQDAGQVSTHEMYRTFNCGVGLLIAVNPNDVEKTLAHLAECGENAWLIGEIAPQAAGEAQVIIN from the coding sequence GTGACTAACAAATCCTCTCTCAGCTATAAAGATGCCGGTGTCGATATTGATGCAGGTAATGCTTTAGTCGATCGTATCAAAGGTGTAGTAAAAGAAACCCGCCGTCCTGAAGTTATGGGGGGTTTAGGTGGTTTTGGCGCACTTTGTGCAATCCCATCTAAATACCGCGAACCTATTTTAGTTTCAGGCACAGATGGCGTAGGAACTAAACTTCGCCTTGCGATGGATTTAAATCGCCATGATGACATCGGGATTGATTTAGTCGCAATGTGTGTCAACGATTTAATTGTTCAAGGTGCAGAACCCCTTTTCTTCCTTGACTACTATGCCACAGGAAAATTAGATGTCGATACCGCAGCACGCGTAGTAACAGGTATTGCAGAAGGTTGTAAGCAATCTGGTTGTGCGTTAGTCGGTGGTGAAACGGCTGAAATGCCAGGAATGTATCACGGTAATGATTATGATATCGCAGGCTTTTGTGTCGGTGTGGTTGAAAAATCAGAAATTATCGATGGTAGCAAAGTTAACGCTGGCGATGCGCTAATCGCTTTAGCATCAAGTGGCCCTCATTCTAATGGTTATTCATTAGTCAGAAAAATTCTTGAAGTCAGCAATACAGATGCAGAAAACACCTCATTAGGTGATAAATCACTAGCTGATCATCTGTTAGCGCCTACTCGTATTTACGTAAAATCACTCCTGTCATTAATTGAAAATATTAATATTCATGCTGTGGCACATATTACAGGTGGCGGATTCTGGGAAAATATTCCTCGTGTGTTACCTGAAAATACGCAAGCGCGTATTGACAGTAAAAGCTGGGAATGGCCACCCGTTTTTAAATGGTTACAAGATGCGGGACAAGTCAGCACACATGAAATGTATCGCACCTTTAACTGTGGCGTTGGCTTATTAATCGCCGTTAACCCAAATGACGTTGAAAAAACATTAGCACATCTTGCTGAGTGTGGTGAAAACGCATGGTTAATTGGTGAAATTGCGCCACAAGCTGCGGGTGAAGCACAAGTTATTATTAACTAA
- the speG gene encoding spermidine N1-acetyltransferase, producing MSGGKKVPPIKLRPLEREDLSFVHQLDNNASVMRYWFEEPYEAFIELSDLYEKHIHDQSERRFIAESDGTKVGLVELVEIDYVHRRAEFQIIIAPAHQGHGYAARAAKLAMDYAFSVLNLYKLYLIVDKENAKAIHIYEKLGFKKEGDLIDEFFVNGAYRSAIRMCTFQAPYFEQKAKAAKPENFVKPGATIKQHV from the coding sequence ATGTCCGGTGGTAAGAAAGTTCCACCTATAAAATTACGTCCTCTCGAACGAGAAGACCTCTCTTTTGTCCATCAACTTGATAATAACGCCAGCGTTATGCGCTATTGGTTTGAAGAGCCTTATGAGGCTTTTATTGAGTTAAGTGACCTTTATGAAAAACATATTCACGACCAAAGTGAACGCCGTTTTATTGCCGAAAGTGACGGCACTAAAGTTGGACTTGTCGAGTTAGTTGAAATTGATTATGTTCACCGTCGTGCTGAATTCCAAATTATTATCGCCCCAGCGCATCAAGGTCATGGATATGCTGCACGCGCGGCAAAACTTGCGATGGATTATGCTTTTTCTGTCCTTAATTTATACAAACTCTATTTAATCGTCGATAAAGAGAATGCTAAAGCGATTCATATTTATGAAAAGCTTGGCTTTAAAAAAGAAGGTGATTTAATAGATGAGTTTTTTGTTAACGGTGCCTACCGTTCTGCGATTAGAATGTGTACTTTCCAAGCGCCTTATTTTGAACAAAAAGCCAAAGCGGCAAAACCCGAAAATTTTGTAAAACCGGGTGCGACTATTAAGCAACACGTCTGA
- the mgtE gene encoding magnesium transporter has product MSQPAINNDTAAAINPYSQKVAHLRQQILSIFLEDDHFVETVLGEASENDRLSHHELHEKITTVRELLQDLHAADIADILEALPYDERLALWHLVDNNERGAVLVEASVAVWDSLIKDMTDRELLRSVATLHVDEQAYIAEHLPRDTMRRLLTYLEPSLRNRIREVLQYPKDSVGQMMDFEFVTVRGNVTLKTVQRYLRQRGSIPEATDKIFVIDNKNHLLGELPLTTVLTQSPDKLVSDVMKTDTVSFMPEEKGEDAAGAFERYDLISAAVVDSNGLLMGRLTVEDIVDNMHEESDTNIRRMGGLSPEEDVFAPVGQAVKTRWTWLAINLCTAFVASRVIGVFEDTISQLVALATLMPIVAGIGGNTGNQTITMIVRALALHQIQTGSFSFLILRELGVAFINGVVWGGIMGIVTFLLYGDLAMGAVMTMAMVLNLLMAAMMGVLIPMTMIKLGKDPAIGSSVMITAITDTGGFFIFLGLATIFLV; this is encoded by the coding sequence ATGTCTCAACCAGCTATCAACAATGATACTGCGGCTGCCATCAATCCGTATTCACAAAAAGTGGCACACCTGCGTCAGCAAATTTTGAGTATCTTTCTCGAAGATGATCATTTTGTTGAAACCGTTTTAGGTGAAGCAAGTGAAAATGATAGGCTGAGCCACCACGAACTTCATGAAAAAATCACCACTGTTAGAGAATTACTACAAGATCTACACGCGGCAGATATTGCAGATATTCTTGAAGCCCTTCCCTATGATGAACGTCTAGCCTTGTGGCATTTGGTTGATAATAATGAACGTGGTGCTGTTTTAGTCGAAGCTTCTGTCGCCGTTTGGGACAGCTTAATTAAAGATATGACTGACCGTGAGTTATTACGATCGGTCGCCACATTACATGTGGATGAACAAGCGTACATCGCAGAGCACTTACCTCGCGATACGATGCGCCGACTTCTTACCTATTTAGAACCAAGTCTGCGTAATAGGATAAGAGAAGTACTTCAATATCCCAAAGACAGCGTTGGTCAGATGATGGATTTTGAGTTCGTCACTGTGCGAGGCAATGTTACGTTAAAAACGGTACAGCGCTATCTACGCCAACGAGGCTCTATTCCTGAAGCAACGGATAAAATTTTCGTTATTGATAATAAAAACCATCTATTGGGCGAACTTCCATTAACCACTGTTTTAACACAATCGCCTGATAAACTTGTCTCTGATGTAATGAAAACAGACACCGTGAGCTTTATGCCTGAAGAAAAAGGCGAAGACGCAGCGGGTGCGTTCGAACGTTATGACTTAATTTCAGCGGCTGTTGTTGATAGTAATGGTCTTCTAATGGGTCGATTAACCGTTGAAGATATCGTTGATAACATGCATGAAGAGAGCGATACCAATATTCGTCGTATGGGGGGGTTAAGCCCAGAAGAAGACGTTTTCGCACCTGTCGGACAAGCGGTTAAAACACGTTGGACTTGGCTTGCTATCAACTTATGTACTGCTTTCGTTGCCTCTCGTGTTATCGGTGTCTTTGAAGATACTATTTCCCAATTAGTTGCTCTCGCCACATTGATGCCGATTGTTGCGGGTATTGGGGGAAATACAGGTAATCAGACCATCACAATGATTGTCCGTGCATTAGCGCTACACCAAATTCAAACTGGCAGTTTTTCTTTCTTAATTTTAAGAGAACTTGGCGTTGCCTTTATTAATGGTGTTGTTTGGGGAGGAATAATGGGAATTGTCACCTTCCTTCTCTATGGCGACCTTGCTATGGGGGCGGTAATGACAATGGCGATGGTATTAAACCTCTTAATGGCTGCCATGATGGGTGTATTGATCCCAATGACAATGATTAAATTAGGTAAAGATCCCGCTATTGGTTCGAGCGTGATGATAACCGCTATTACAGATACAGGTGGTTTCTTTATCTTCTTAGGTTTAGCGACTATCTTCTTAGTTTAA
- the upp gene encoding uracil phosphoribosyltransferase, with amino-acid sequence MKIVEVKHPLIQHKLGLMRDHDISTKRFRELASEVSSLLTYEATADLETETVTIEGWCGSVEIEQIKGKKITVVPILRAGIGMMDGVLENIPSARISVVGVYRDEETLKPVPYFQKLASNIEERMALVVDPMLATGGSMIATIDLLKNAGCTSIKVLVLVAAPEGIKALEEAHPDVELYTASIDSHLNEHGYIVPGLGDAGDKIFGTK; translated from the coding sequence ATGAAGATCGTTGAGGTAAAACACCCACTCATTCAACATAAATTGGGGCTGATGCGAGATCATGATATAAGCACTAAGCGCTTTCGTGAACTGGCTTCAGAAGTTTCCAGTCTACTGACGTATGAAGCTACCGCCGATTTAGAAACAGAGACGGTAACAATAGAAGGTTGGTGTGGTTCGGTAGAGATAGAACAGATTAAAGGAAAAAAAATCACAGTAGTTCCTATCCTCCGTGCAGGTATCGGGATGATGGACGGAGTATTAGAAAATATTCCTAGCGCCCGAATCAGTGTAGTTGGCGTTTACCGCGATGAAGAAACATTAAAACCTGTCCCTTACTTCCAGAAATTAGCATCCAATATTGAAGAGCGTATGGCTCTTGTTGTTGACCCTATGTTAGCAACAGGCGGCTCTATGATTGCCACAATTGATTTATTAAAAAATGCGGGCTGTACTTCAATTAAAGTATTAGTACTGGTTGCTGCTCCAGAAGGTATTAAGGCATTAGAAGAAGCTCATCCAGATGTGGAATTATATACTGCATCTATTGATAGCCATCTTAATGAGCACGGGTACATCGTTCCAGGTCTTGGCGATGCTGGTGATAAGATATTTGGTACAAAATAA
- the ppx gene encoding exopolyphosphatase translates to MPLSQNDSSPRPLEIAAIDLGSNSFHMIIARVVNGALQVLSRLKQRVYLADGLDDDNELSEEAMLRGLSALSLFAERLQGFPAENVTVVGTHTLRVATNAKVFLQRAKEVIPYPIEIISGHEEARLIFMGVEHTQSEKGRKLVIDIGGGSTELVIGENFEPILIESQRMGCVSFSRQFFPEQKISESAFRKAREKAARKMEKIAWQYKMTGWDVALGASGTIKAAHEILVEFGEKDGVITPERLLMLTKQVLRFKKFKDIALPGLSDERKHVFVPGLAILCGIFDSLGLKALHLSDGALREGVLYEMEGRFRHQDIRQRTAKSLAEHYNIDREQAKRVLETMQSLYAQWAQQNPKLVRPDLEAILVWAVMLHEVGLSINLSGLHRHSAYILSNTDLPGFNQEQQLLLTTLVRYHRKGIKLDELPKFNLYKKKQYFPLVQILRLATLLNNQRQSTTKPASLRLVTDENHWTLYFPANYLSDNTLMELDLEKEQEHWQAVPGWKLDIKEEYA, encoded by the coding sequence ATGCCTTTATCACAAAATGACTCATCACCACGTCCTTTAGAAATTGCAGCTATTGACCTCGGTTCTAATAGTTTTCATATGATAATTGCGCGTGTTGTTAATGGCGCATTACAAGTATTAAGCCGTTTAAAACAGCGAGTTTATCTTGCAGATGGGCTTGATGATGATAACGAATTAAGCGAAGAGGCTATGTTACGTGGGTTATCCGCCCTTTCTCTTTTTGCTGAAAGATTACAGGGTTTTCCTGCAGAAAATGTCACCGTCGTGGGAACGCACACTTTGCGTGTCGCCACTAATGCAAAAGTCTTTCTTCAACGAGCCAAAGAAGTTATTCCTTATCCTATTGAAATTATTTCAGGGCATGAAGAAGCTCGACTTATTTTTATGGGTGTTGAACACACTCAATCTGAAAAAGGTCGAAAACTCGTTATCGATATCGGTGGTGGTTCAACAGAATTAGTTATTGGTGAAAATTTTGAGCCAATTTTAATCGAAAGCCAACGTATGGGTTGTGTCAGTTTTAGCCGTCAATTTTTCCCAGAACAGAAAATCAGTGAATCTGCTTTTCGTAAAGCACGAGAAAAAGCTGCCCGTAAAATGGAAAAAATTGCATGGCAATATAAAATGACTGGTTGGGATGTGGCTTTAGGAGCATCAGGCACCATTAAAGCAGCTCATGAGATCTTAGTTGAGTTTGGTGAAAAAGACGGTGTTATCACCCCAGAACGCCTACTTATGCTCACGAAACAAGTTTTACGATTTAAGAAATTTAAAGATATCGCCCTGCCGGGTTTATCCGATGAACGTAAACATGTTTTTGTTCCAGGTTTGGCGATTTTATGCGGCATTTTTGATTCGTTAGGATTAAAAGCCCTACACCTATCTGACGGTGCATTACGTGAAGGCGTGCTTTATGAAATGGAAGGCAGATTTCGCCATCAAGATATTCGCCAGCGCACAGCTAAAAGCCTTGCAGAACACTATAATATCGATAGAGAACAAGCAAAGCGTGTTCTTGAAACAATGCAATCTCTTTATGCTCAGTGGGCGCAACAAAATCCTAAACTGGTTCGCCCTGATTTAGAGGCTATTTTAGTTTGGGCTGTCATGTTACATGAAGTGGGATTAAGTATTAATTTAAGTGGGTTACACCGACATTCTGCTTATATTCTTTCAAATACTGATTTGCCTGGTTTTAATCAAGAACAACAACTGTTATTAACAACTCTCGTTCGCTATCACCGAAAAGGGATCAAGTTAGATGAGTTGCCTAAATTCAATCTTTATAAAAAGAAACAGTATTTTCCGCTCGTACAAATACTAAGATTAGCAACTTTACTTAATAATCAGCGACAATCGACGACAAAACCTGCATCTTTGCGTTTAGTTACAGATGAAAATCATTGGACACTTTATTTTCCTGCAAACTATCTTTCCGATAACACATTGATGGAATTGGATTTAGAAAAAGAACAAGAACATTGGCAGGCAGTTCCGGGCTGGAAACTGGATATAAAAGAGGAATATGCTTAA